Proteins from a genomic interval of Medicago truncatula cultivar Jemalong A17 chromosome 3, MtrunA17r5.0-ANR, whole genome shotgun sequence:
- the LOC11419444 gene encoding DNA (cytosine-5)-methyltransferase DRM2, producing the protein MGDDSSLESDNFDWKTDDELEIESFNSLSSTIPSRQTITAASVEARSSAGPSNTKVLDHFISMGFPGEVVSKVIQEYGEEDEDKLLEEILTYSALESSSQQHQQVEPDPTSSEYAGSSWDDLSDGNSFSDEETPKSVSRNDDTLLSLVNMGFKEEEALMAIERLGLDSSLDDLVDFIGVAQLVKEEDSLLPPEDKQQCSGHPKPRKRSLYEYEVLGKKKRKVSDKRTPCEEEDDGQTLNLPNPMMGFGVPNEPKSIITHRTLPENAIGPPYFYYENVAITPKGVWQKISRFLYDVQPEYVDSKYFCAAARKRGYVHNLPIANRFPLLPLPPRTILDAFPPLRRWWPSWDPRKNLNCLQTVHGSAQTTDRIRKKLESCEEFEEPSESVKKYVLEQCRKWNLVWVGKNKVAPLEPDEVEMLLGFPKNHTRGGGISRTDRFKSLGNSFQVDTVAYHLSVLKEMYPNGINLLSLFSGIGGAEVALHRLGVPLNNVVSVEKSEVNRNIVRSWWDQTNQKGNLIDLDDVQHLDAERLEQLMSACGGFDLVIGGSPCNNLAGSNRVSRIGLEGTESALFYDYFRILDLVKAMAPRFQ; encoded by the exons ATG GGTGATGATTCTAGTCTCGAGAGTGACAATTTTGATTGGAAAACTGATGATGAACTTGAGATTGAGAGCTTTAATTCCTTAAGTTCAACTATTCCAAGTAGACAAACTATTACTGCTGCGTCTGTAGAA GCAAGGTCCTCTGCAGGTCCTTCTAATACCAAGGTCTTGGACCATTTCATTAGCATGGGATTTCCTGGAGAAGTTGTTTCCAAAGTAATCCAGGAATATG GCgaggaagatgaagataaaCTACTTGAAGAGATTCTCACATATTCA GCTCTAGAAAGTTCTTCTCAGCAGCATCAGCAAGTTGAACCAGATCCCACCTCTTCAGAGTATGCAGGGAGCTCATGGGATGATTTATCAGATGGGAATTCTTTTTCTGATGAA GAAACACCAAAATCTGTTTCTAGGAATGATGATACACTGCTGTCTCTGGTAAACATGGGATTCAAGGAAGAGGAGGCTTTAATGGCCATAGAAAGATTAG GCCTAGACTCCTCACTTGACGATCTGGTCGATTTTATCGGTGTTGCTCAACTGGTGAAAGAAGAAGATTCCCTTCTGCCTCCTGAAGATAAG CAACAATGCAGCGGGCATCCAAAACCAAGAAAGCGTAGTCTTTATGAATATGAAGTGCTAGGAAAGAAAAAACGAAAGGTGTCTGACAAGAGAACTCCATGTGAAGAGGAGGATGATGGCCAAACACTTAATCTGCCCAACCCAATGATGGGGTTTGGGGTTCCCAACGAGCCAAAGTCTATAATTACACACCGGACACTCCCTGAGAATGCTATCGGACCTCCCTACTTCTACTATGAAAATGTGGCAATAACACCGAAAGGTGTTTGGCAAAAAATATCTAGGTTCTTGTATGACGTGCAGCCGGAATACGTAGACTCTAAATATTTTTGTGCTGCGGCTAGGAAAAGGGGATATGTTCACAATCTCCCTATTGCCAATAGATTCCCGCTTTTACCTCTTCCACCACGGACAATACTTGACGCATTCCCCCCATTGAGGAGATGGTGGCCATCATGGGATCCTAGAAAAAATCTGAATTGTTTGCAAACGGTACACGGCAGTGCACAAACCACCGACAGAATCCGGAAAAAGCTGGAAAGTTGTGAAGAATTTGAAGAACCATCGGAATCTGTCAAGAAGTATGTTTTAGAACAATGTCGAAAATGGAATTTGGTATGGGTGGGCAAGAATAAAGTTGCCCCCCTAGAGCCCGACGAAGTGGAAATGCTGCTGGGCTTCCCTAAGAATCATACAAGGGGGGGTGGAATCAGTCGGACCGACAGATTCAAATCACTTGGAAATTCTTTCCAG GTTGACACAGTGGCGTATCACCTATCTGTTCTTAAAGAAATGTATCCTAATGGGATCAATCTTTTATCCCTCTTTTCTGGAATTGGTGGTGCAGAAGTAGCTCTCCATCGACTCGGTGTCCCTCTAAATAATGTTGTGTCGGTCGAAAAGTCCGAAGTCAATAGGAACATTGTTAGAAGTTGGTGGgatcaaacaaatcaaaaaggTAATTTGATTGATCTCGATGATGTGCAACATCTAGATGCTGAGCGTTTGGAGCAGCTCATGAGTGCATGTGGTGGTTTTGATCTTGTTATTGGTGGGAGTCCATGCAATAACCTGGCTGGAAGCAACAGGGTTAGCCGGATTGGACTCGAGGGAACAGAGTCAGCCCTCTTTTACGATTACTTTCGAATTTTAGACTTGGTGAAAGCTATGGCGCCGAGATTTCAATGA
- the LOC120579672 gene encoding uncharacterized protein → MGRRKPRVFFKNIPIDFPTERQSNMPIDLPIELQSNIFDRLCAKDQSKAMCVSHSWRDFILYSILPKDESQQSSVSLFPIKCLDLKLQQLFHWCSRVMCCRVGPNKLIDSCNGLLLFYHNYGRAQNLTHGVYHYYVMNHVTKQCVAVSKPNGQISRAYSYATLVYDPTKSRFFQIVNFQGHRHVNVFSSKNGIWTTQTLILPKYIIASSWTKKSVYFNGSLYRLSRSGHLVKIKVDIQENVLEQTEAITLPQDCLSFNCQWELSVKGNKLLFVMSKGLNFVVYELVECVSSGVTSCSWCTSHRIQDDGSKWYYLNKLFKLLSFHPYDDVAFFKGYNHLFYYIFIGNNTITDLQQVPSCEILYDYFEFCGIPLVECYSPFACRLNEEHPRVFQRPPIPTVIRVISG, encoded by the exons ATGGGGAGAAGGAAACCCAGggtatttttcaaaaatatcccCATAGACTTTCCCACAGAGCGTCAATCAAATATGCCCATAGACCTTCCAATAGAGCTTCAATCAAATATCTTTGATAGGTTGTGTGCGAAGGATCAATCAAAAGCTATGTGTGTCTCACACTCATGGCGCGATTTCATCCTATATTCAATATTACCGAAGGACGAATCACAGCAATCTTCCGTGAGCTTGTTTCCAATTAAATGTCTAGATCTGAAATTGCAACAACTCTTCCATTGGTGTTCTCGAGTAATGTGTTGCAGAGTCGGACCTAACAAACTTATTGACTCATGCAACGGATTACTCTTGTTTTATCACAACTATGGTCGGGCTCAGAACCTCACTCATGGTGTTTATCACTACTATGTGATGAACCATGTCACAAAACAATGCGTGGCTGTTTCAAAGCCAAATGGACAAATTTCTAGAGCGTATTCTTATGCTACTCTAGTATATGATCCTACAAAGTCTAGGTTTTTTCAAATTGTGAATTTTCAGGGACATCGTCATGTCAATGTTTTCTCCTCTAAAAACGGCATTTGGACTACACAGACTCTTATTTTGCCTAAATATATTATTGCGTCTAGTTGGACCAAAAAATCTGTTTACTTCAATGGATCACTGTACCGACTCTCTCGCTCAGGACATTTGGTGAAAATTAAAGTTGATATTCAAGAGAATGTTTTAGAACAAACTGAGGCAATAACACTCCCTCAGGATTGTCTTTCTTTTAACTGCCAATGGGAATTAAGTGTCAAAGGTAACAAGTTGCTTTTTGTCATGTCTAAAGGTTTGAATTTTGTAGTTTACGAACTCGTTGAATGTGTTTCAAGTGGTGTTACATCCTGCTCATGGTGCACTAGTCATAGAATCCAAGATGATGGTTCTAAGTGGTATTATCTTAATAAATTGTTCAAGCTCTTGTCCTTTCACCCTTACGATGATGTGGCATTTTTCAAGGGCTATAATCACCTCTTTTATTACATCTTTATTGGTAATAATACCATCACAGATCTTCAGCAGGTTCCATCTTGTGAAATTCTTTATGACTATTTTGAGTTTTGTGGGATCCCTTTGGTTGAATGCTACTCCCCTTTCGCTTGCCGCTTAAATGAAGAG CATCCAAGAGTTTTTCAACGGCCACCCATTCCAACAGTGATTAGGGTGATTTCTGGATAA
- the LOC112419829 gene encoding zinc finger MYM-type protein 1-like has product MKFQRIDSIFKRKAVDIQKDEVIISSSEPEQVHENPRIEENESRPSKINRVDPDDIENSLERDPGKCIPIYQYPPNQKDAIRRAYLKWGPYQSNLENYPMSGIGKAQRRFQNSWFSLFSSWLEYSPSEDAAYCLQCYLFSNKPSGRLGSEVFISTGFRSWRKVRNGENCSFLKHIGKDPRSPHNNAMKACQDFLNQDGHLRNVIEVQSSSQILNNRLCLKTSIDTVRWLTIQACAFRGHREGNKSRNQGNFLELLKLLASYNDEVAKVVLKNAPEKCNYTSHQIQKEILQILSSRVRKHIREEIGDSKFCIVVDEARDESKKKQMALVLRFVDKAGLIQERFFDVARVNDTASLTLKEAVCGILSRHNLDVSNIRGQGYDGASNMRGEWNGLQALFMKDCPYAYYVHCFAHRLQLALVTASREVASIHKFFEKLTFVVNVVGSSTKRHDELQAAQAKEIENLLETGEIVTGKGKNQVGTVKRDGDTRWGSHFNSICSLISMYEATCTVLKIIAKDAKKFAQRADADSSYNHLKSFDFIFILHLMKEIMGTTDLLCQALQKQSQDVVNAVILVRSTKALIQDLRENGWDKLFANVVSFCEKHDIEVPDLNDCHSTTRFGRSRLEENQVTIEHYFRVEFLFTTIDKQLQELNSRFSEQAMDLLTLSCALSPEDGYKAFDINTICTLVEKYYPMDFSDQEKINLPFHLKHFLFEARESSTLKNLSTIQELCSCLAAAVPANGQPKKHLLLDRLLRLVMTLPVSTATTERSFSAMKIIKSKLRNKMEHGFLANSMSVYIERDISECISSESIIDDFKSLRKRKVRL; this is encoded by the coding sequence ATGAAGTTTCAAAGAATCGATTCTATTTTCAAGAGGAAGGCCGTTGATATTCAAAAAGATGAAGTTATAATTTCTTCATCCGAACCTGAACAAGTTCATGAGAATCCAAGAATCGAAGAAAATGAGTCCCGTCCTTCAAAGATTAATAGAGTTGATCCGGATGACATTGAAAATTCTTTAGAAAGGGATCCAGGAAAATGTATTCCAATTTACCAATATCCACCAAATCAAAAGGATGCAATACGAAGAGCCTATCTAAAATGGGGTCCTTATCAATCAAACTTAGAAAACTATCCCATGTCCGGTATCGGGAAAGCACAAAGGAGGTTTCAAAACAGTTGGTTTAGCTTGTTTTCTTCGTGGCTAGAATATTCGCCGTCGGAAGATGCTGCCTATTGCTTACAATGTTATCTATTTAGCAACAAACCAAGTGGACGTCTCGGATCAGAAGTATTCATTTCTACTGGCTTTAGAAGTTGGAGGAAAGTTAGGAATGGAGAGAATTGTTCCTTTCTTAAACATATAGGGAAGGATCCTCGCTCACCACACAACAATGCAATGAAAGCTTGCCAAGACTTCTTGAATCAAGATGGGCATCTTAGGAATGTTATTGAAGTGCAAAGTTCGAGTCAAATTCTGAATAATCGACTATGTCTCAAGACTTCAATTGACACTGTTCGTTGGTTAACAATTCAAGCTTGTGCTTTTAGGGGTCACCGTGAAGGAAACAAATCGAGAAATCAAGGTAATTTTCTTGAATTGTTAAAACTTTTAGCATCCTACAATGATGAAGTTGCAAAAGTTGTGTTGAAAAATGCTCCAGAAAAATGCAATTATACTTCACATCAAATCCAAAAAGAGATATTGCAAATTCTTTCTAGTAGGGTGAGAAAACATATTCGTGAAGAAATTGGTGATTCTAAATTTTGTATCGTCGTTGATGAAGCTCGTGATGagtcaaaaaagaaacaaatggcTCTTGTGTTAAGGTTTGTTGATAAAGCTGGTTTGATACAAGAGAGATTTTTTGATGTGGCACGTGTTAATGACACTGCTTCCTTAACTCTTAAGGAAGCAGTATGTGGTATACTTTCTCGACATAACCTTGATGTTTCTAACATTCGTGGTCAAGGGTATGACGGTGCTAGCAATATGAGAGGAGAATGGAATGGTTTACAAGcactttttatgaaagattgtCCTTATGCTTACTATGTCCACTGTTTTGCTCATCGGTTGCAACTTGCTTTAGTTACTGCATCAAGAGAAGTTGCATCAATTCATAAATTCTTTGAGAAGCTGACTTTTGTTGTCAATGTTGTTGGTTCTTCTACTAAGCGCCATGATGAGTTACAAGCTGCCCAAGCAAAAGAAATCGAAAATTTGTTAGAGACTGGGGAGATTGTAACTGGTAAAGGTAAAAACCAAGTTGGAACTGTGAAAAGAGATGGAGATACTCGTTGGGGATCACATTTCAACTCTATTTGTAGCTTGATAAGTATGTATGAAGCAACTTGTACAGTTTTGAAAATCATTGCAAAAGATGCAAAAAAATTTGCCCAACGTGCGGATGCTGATAGTTCTTACAATCACCTAAagtcttttgattttatatttatcttgcATTTGATGAAAGAAATTATGGGGACAACAGATTTGCTTTGTCAAGCCTTGCAAAAACAATCTCAGGATGTTGTTAACGCTGTAATTTTGGTTCGTTCAACAAAAGCTCTTATTCAAGATTTGAGAGAAAATGGTTGGGATAAGTTGTTTGCCAATGTCGtgtctttttgtgaaaaacatgatATTGAGGTTCCTGACCTCAATGATTGTCATTCAACAACAAGATTTGGGCGTTCTCGCCTTGAAGAGAATCAGGTAACAATAGAACATTATTTCAGAGTTGAATTTCTTTTTACTACCATTGACAAACAATTGCAAGAGTTGAATAGCAGATTTAGTGAGCAAGCAATGGATTTGTTGACTTTAAGTTGTGCTTTGTCTCCGGAGGATGGATATAAAGCTTTTGACATTAACACTATATGTACTcttgttgaaaaatattatcCCATGGATTTTAGTGACCAGGAGAAGATTAATTTGCCATTTCATCTTAAACATTTCCTTTTTGAGGCTCgtgaatcatcaactttgaaaaatTTATCAACTATTCAAGAATTATGCTCATGTTTGGCTGCTGCCGTTCCTGCCAATGGACAACCCAAAAAACACTTGTTGCTTGATAGGTTGTTGCGTCTTGTTATGACTCTTCCGGTTTCTACAGCCACAACTGAAAGATCTTTTTCAGCAATGAAAATTATCAAATCTAAGTTGAGAAACAAGATGGAACATGGGTTTTTAGCAAATAGCATGTCAGTTTACATCGAAAGGGATATTAGTGAGTGTATTAGTTCTGAatcaattattgatgatttcaagTCACTCCGAAAGCGTAAAGTGCGTCTTTAG